In a single window of the Desulfovibrio sp. Huiquan2017 genome:
- a CDS encoding Lrp/AsnC family transcriptional regulator, whose protein sequence is MNIRKIDKLDLEILNILQEDGKISNAEIARKVGKAPSAVLERVRKLRKGDIIKGYECIVNHKALGRGLTAFTSIRVEEGVGATEVGQKLAEFPEVLEVHYTAGRDSYLVKVRVEDTEALQATLAKFGTLGPVRDTNSTIVLTTVKESRVIPLPHEND, encoded by the coding sequence ATGAATATCAGAAAGATTGACAAACTGGATTTGGAAATACTGAATATACTTCAGGAAGACGGGAAGATTTCCAATGCCGAAATAGCCCGAAAAGTCGGCAAGGCTCCCTCGGCCGTGCTTGAGCGCGTGCGCAAGTTGAGGAAGGGCGACATCATCAAGGGCTATGAATGTATTGTCAACCACAAAGCACTGGGCCGGGGGCTGACGGCCTTCACTTCCATTCGGGTGGAAGAGGGGGTGGGCGCCACCGAGGTCGGTCAGAAGCTGGCGGAATTTCCGGAGGTCCTGGAAGTCCATTACACGGCCGGGCGGGATTCGTACCTGGTCAAGGTCAGGGTGGAAGACACCGAAGCCTTGCAGGCGACTCTGGCCAAGTTCGGCACGCTCGGGCCGGTTCGGGACACCAATTCGACCATCGTCCTGACCACGGTCAAGGAATCACGGGTCATACCGCTACCTCACGAAAACGACTAG
- a CDS encoding ABC transporter permease, with amino-acid sequence MATTNKRSPTDARVALSTRNGGLVLALSGRLDATGTAAIWNDVVKGASSAGFTRLTADCAGVTYMDGSGVALLLKLKELCAEKRAAIDLTNLRDEDRRLIGLTWDSILPKWRDSEREQRGLAESLSVTGNELRQGLRAMIAFVGESFSLLGQTAAHPTRVRWKDIILSCINVGVDSMFIIVLIGFLMGLILSFQSAISLQRFGGEIFVPNMLGLVMFREMGPLVTSILLAARSGSAFAAEIGTMKINEELDALTTMGLSPMRFLVVPKLLATMCMVPLMTMFFNLASLVGGALVMLSMGYPLVTFTSRVFANVSATDFWGGMAKGLVFSFLVAGIGCLRGMQTRSGASAVGLSTTSAVVSGIILIAFADGLFAVAYYYLGI; translated from the coding sequence ATGGCCACCACCAACAAACGCAGCCCAACCGACGCCCGGGTCGCCCTTTCCACCCGGAACGGCGGCTTGGTCCTGGCCCTGTCCGGCCGTCTGGACGCGACCGGAACCGCCGCCATCTGGAATGACGTCGTCAAAGGCGCGTCCTCGGCGGGCTTCACTCGGCTGACCGCCGACTGCGCGGGCGTGACCTACATGGACGGTTCGGGTGTGGCCCTGCTGCTCAAGCTCAAGGAACTGTGCGCCGAGAAACGGGCCGCCATAGACCTGACCAACCTGCGCGACGAGGACCGCAGGCTGATCGGCCTGACCTGGGACTCGATCCTGCCCAAGTGGCGGGACAGCGAGCGCGAACAGCGCGGGCTGGCCGAATCCCTGAGCGTGACGGGTAATGAATTGCGGCAGGGCCTCCGGGCGATGATCGCCTTTGTGGGCGAGTCTTTTTCCCTGCTCGGCCAGACGGCAGCGCATCCGACCCGGGTACGCTGGAAGGACATAATCCTCTCGTGCATCAACGTGGGCGTGGACTCCATGTTCATCATCGTGCTCATCGGCTTTCTCATGGGACTGATCCTGTCCTTCCAATCGGCCATCAGCCTCCAGCGGTTCGGCGGCGAGATATTCGTCCCCAACATGCTCGGCCTGGTCATGTTCCGCGAGATGGGACCGCTGGTCACCTCCATCCTCCTGGCAGCGCGATCCGGCTCGGCCTTCGCCGCCGAGATCGGGACCATGAAGATCAACGAGGAACTGGACGCCCTGACCACCATGGGACTCTCGCCCATGCGCTTCCTGGTGGTCCCCAAACTGCTGGCAACCATGTGCATGGTTCCCCTGATGACCATGTTCTTCAATCTGGCCAGCCTGGTGGGCGGCGCCCTGGTCATGCTCTCCATGGGCTACCCCCTGGTTACCTTCACCTCGCGCGTCTTCGCCAACGTGAGCGCAACCGACTTCTGGGGCGGCATGGCCAAGGGGTTGGTCTTCAGCTTTCTGGTGGCGGGCATCGGCTGCCTGCGCGGCATGCAGACCCGGTCCGGGGCCAGCGCAGTGGGACTGTCCACCACCAGCGCCGTGGTCTCGGGCATCATCCTCATAGCCTTCGCCGACGGCCTGTTCGCCGTGGCGTACTATTATTTAGGAATATAG
- a CDS encoding ATP-binding cassette domain-containing protein, with product MADNIPVISVRNLTCGYDGVVIVDNATFDIRRGEVFIILGGSGCGKSTLLKNMIGLIEPMAGQIFFDGEELTAASDEMRQTIIRKFGVMYQMGALFGSMSVLQNIMLPLEEFTDLPADAIEIIAKSKLAMVDMEKAAYKMPAALSGGMKKRAAIARAMALDPRILFLDEPGAGLDPISSAILDELILDLAKNLGITFVIVTHELESIYKIADRVIMLDKDVKSIVAEGDPRVLRDTSENPFVKRFFLRQPDIDIPGHGPDGQPAAQG from the coding sequence ATGGCGGACAATATCCCGGTCATCAGCGTGCGCAACCTGACCTGCGGCTATGACGGCGTGGTCATCGTGGACAACGCGACCTTCGACATCCGCCGGGGCGAGGTCTTCATCATCCTCGGTGGTTCGGGCTGCGGCAAGTCCACCCTGCTCAAGAACATGATCGGCCTGATCGAGCCCATGGCGGGCCAGATATTCTTCGACGGAGAGGAGCTGACGGCCGCCTCGGACGAGATGCGCCAGACGATCATCCGCAAGTTCGGGGTGATGTACCAGATGGGCGCCCTGTTCGGCTCCATGTCCGTACTCCAGAACATCATGCTGCCCCTTGAGGAATTCACGGACCTGCCCGCTGACGCCATCGAGATCATCGCCAAGTCCAAGCTGGCCATGGTGGACATGGAAAAGGCGGCTTACAAAATGCCTGCCGCCCTGTCCGGGGGCATGAAGAAACGCGCGGCCATCGCCCGCGCCATGGCGCTCGACCCCCGCATCCTCTTCTTGGACGAGCCCGGCGCGGGACTTGATCCCATCTCCAGCGCGATCCTGGACGAGCTCATCCTCGACCTCGCCAAGAACCTGGGCATCACCTTCGTCATCGTCACCCATGAGCTCGAAAGCATTTACAAAATAGCGGATCGAGTTATCATGCTCGACAAGGATGTCAAATCCATCGTGGCCGAAGGCGACCCACGCGTGCTGCGCGACACATCGGAAAACCCGTTCGTCAAACGCTTTTTTCTCCGGCAACCCGACATCGACATCCCCGGCCACGGTCCGGACGGACAACCGGCAGCCCAAGGATAG
- a CDS encoding MlaD family protein gives MIRKRDYFKLGLYIVLGTGMLLAVVVILGAGHYFQTTFPMETYFDESVNGLSVGSPVKLRGVQVGRVAEINFVSNIYHNAKSPQSRYVYVRCEINPDLFREMTDKEFISHVETEAKRGMRIRPTSLGLTGQLFLNTVYQDPKNNPPLGISWTPEYAYIPAVPSTLSRVEEAVTNISKTLSGLKQEDLESIITDVKSIVGTLNDFMKTEGGREAGNRLLAILQSTQGILAQTDKLLGDPATKTLIPHAASILSNVDRITTESADDIIKAASETRQAIASFKQASQVLSKTLTDPRMDKAMGEIAPSLENISKASTDLAAAVSKVHALVNRLNGVLASQEANVRSIVEDTREAMQNVKELTDEAKRYPSGMIFGNPPSKSNPEGN, from the coding sequence ATGATACGCAAAAGAGACTACTTCAAGCTCGGCCTGTACATAGTTCTCGGCACCGGCATGCTCCTGGCGGTCGTGGTCATCCTCGGAGCCGGGCACTATTTCCAGACCACCTTCCCCATGGAGACCTATTTCGACGAATCGGTCAACGGGCTTTCCGTGGGCTCCCCGGTGAAACTGCGCGGCGTTCAGGTGGGCCGCGTGGCCGAAATCAACTTCGTATCCAACATCTACCACAACGCCAAATCGCCCCAGTCGCGCTACGTCTACGTCCGTTGCGAGATCAACCCGGACCTGTTCCGGGAGATGACCGACAAAGAGTTCATCTCCCATGTCGAGACGGAAGCCAAGCGCGGCATGCGCATCAGGCCCACTTCGCTCGGCCTGACCGGCCAACTCTTCCTGAACACGGTCTACCAGGACCCCAAGAATAATCCGCCCCTGGGCATCAGCTGGACCCCGGAATACGCGTACATTCCGGCCGTGCCCTCCACCTTGAGCCGGGTCGAGGAGGCCGTGACCAACATCAGCAAGACTCTGAGCGGCCTGAAACAGGAAGACCTCGAATCAATCATCACGGATGTCAAATCCATCGTCGGAACGCTCAATGACTTCATGAAGACCGAGGGCGGCCGGGAAGCGGGCAATCGCCTGCTCGCCATCCTCCAGTCCACCCAGGGCATCCTGGCCCAGACCGACAAGTTGCTCGGCGATCCGGCGACCAAGACCCTCATCCCGCATGCGGCCTCCATCCTGTCCAACGTCGATCGCATCACCACCGAATCGGCGGACGACATCATCAAGGCTGCTTCCGAGACCCGGCAGGCCATCGCCAGCTTCAAGCAGGCCTCCCAGGTCCTGAGCAAGACCCTGACCGACCCGCGCATGGACAAGGCCATGGGCGAGATCGCCCCATCCCTGGAAAACATCTCCAAGGCCTCGACTGACCTGGCCGCCGCAGTATCCAAGGTCCATGCCCTGGTCAACCGCCTCAACGGCGTGCTCGCCTCCCAGGAGGCCAACGTCCGGTCCATCGTCGAGGATACCAGGGAAGCCATGCAGAACGTCAAGGAACTCACGGACGAGGCCAAACGGTACCCGTCCGGCATGATATTCGGCAACCCGCCGAGCAAATCCAATCCCGAAGGCAACTAG
- a CDS encoding ABC-type transport auxiliary lipoprotein family protein, with protein MKRHAILIALLVTALAASACVKLGARPLEKRYYQIAPARTATKAAAPRKLVLMVRRLSVSDLYNTRELVYRSPEERIDSDFYNLFFVSPSNMLTTELRRWLRESGQFKHIIEPGSIAVPDLTLEGTVNALYGDYTSDRPAAVVEMQFFAVDESTAENDIVFSGSYAERVPLADSSPQALVKALTQGVEAVFTSLESDLAAAPLKN; from the coding sequence ATGAAACGACACGCCATCCTCATCGCACTCCTGGTCACGGCCCTGGCCGCTTCGGCCTGCGTCAAGCTGGGCGCCCGGCCCCTGGAAAAACGGTACTATCAGATAGCCCCCGCGCGCACCGCCACCAAGGCGGCCGCACCCCGCAAACTCGTGCTCATGGTCCGGCGGCTGTCCGTCTCGGACCTCTACAACACCCGCGAGCTGGTCTACCGATCCCCCGAGGAACGCATCGACTCCGACTTCTACAACCTCTTCTTCGTCAGCCCGTCCAACATGCTGACCACGGAACTGCGCCGTTGGCTGCGCGAATCCGGGCAGTTTAAGCACATCATCGAGCCGGGCAGCATCGCCGTGCCCGATCTGACCCTGGAGGGTACGGTCAACGCCCTGTACGGCGACTACACCTCCGACCGGCCCGCCGCCGTGGTCGAGATGCAGTTTTTCGCGGTGGACGAGTCCACGGCCGAAAACGATATCGTCTTCTCCGGCTCCTACGCCGAACGCGTCCCCCTTGCCGACAGCTCCCCACAGGCCCTGGTCAAAGCCTTGACCCAGGGCGTGGAAGCCGTGTTCACTTCCCTTGAATCCGACCTGGCCGCCGCGCCGCTCAAAAACTGA
- the yjgA gene encoding ribosome biogenesis factor YjgA, producing MAKKSTYRPEEFDEIDDRPSRSQLKRDMAALQQLGADLAALGDKVVKEAGLPPEVEKALLLIKTITKHEARRRHMQYVGKLMRTFDTSRVRDLVEAAQLGHTVKTEAFKRVEALRDRLLGGDDDLLQELFDNHPDQGQRLRQLTLGARREKAAGKPPRDARALFRLLRDLQGEA from the coding sequence ATGGCCAAAAAATCAACATACCGTCCCGAGGAATTCGACGAGATCGACGACCGCCCGAGCCGCTCTCAGCTCAAACGCGACATGGCCGCCCTGCAACAGCTCGGGGCCGACCTGGCCGCCTTGGGCGACAAAGTCGTCAAAGAGGCGGGCCTGCCTCCGGAAGTGGAAAAGGCCCTGCTGCTCATCAAAACCATCACCAAGCACGAGGCCAGACGCCGCCACATGCAGTACGTGGGCAAACTCATGCGCACCTTCGACACCTCCCGCGTCCGCGACCTGGTCGAAGCCGCCCAACTCGGCCACACGGTCAAGACCGAGGCCTTCAAGCGCGTCGAAGCCCTGCGCGACCGTCTCTTGGGTGGCGACGACGACCTGCTGCAAGAGTTGTTCGACAATCACCCCGACCAAGGCCAGCGCCTCCGCCAACTGACCCTCGGCGCGCGCCGCGAAAAAGCGGCGGGCAAACCCCCTCGGGATGCCAGGGCCCTCTTCCGCCTGCTGCGCGACCTCCAGGGCGAAGCATAG
- a CDS encoding DMT family transporter: MVIAEGKTRALLALWAAVMLWASSFIVLKIAFQRFDPMVVIFGRMFIASLCFLLVFKSLRKIDYRPGDWKLLAFMGICEPGFYFVFEALALTYTDASQAGMICALLPLMVAVAARLILKDPLTRRTITGFSLAIVGAVILSSAAEATATATNPTLGNFLEFLAMICACGYMISLKKLTPRYNPWFLTMIQAFTGSLFYFPLLFLPSTELPTAFDAMGVISILYLGVFVTIGAYGMYNYGMSKIPAAQASAFINLIPVITLILGLVLLDERLNWMQYTASALVVVGVYVSQEKRAKTPAPTA; encoded by the coding sequence ATGGTTATCGCTGAAGGAAAAACAAGGGCATTACTGGCGCTGTGGGCGGCAGTCATGCTCTGGGCCAGTTCGTTTATCGTGCTCAAGATCGCCTTTCAGCGCTTCGATCCCATGGTGGTCATCTTCGGCCGCATGTTCATCGCTTCCCTCTGCTTCCTGCTGGTCTTCAAGAGCCTGCGCAAGATCGACTACCGCCCCGGGGATTGGAAACTGCTGGCCTTCATGGGCATTTGCGAACCAGGGTTCTACTTCGTATTCGAGGCCCTGGCCCTGACCTACACGGACGCCTCCCAGGCCGGAATGATCTGCGCTCTGCTGCCCCTCATGGTGGCCGTGGCCGCGCGCCTGATCCTGAAAGACCCCCTGACCCGCCGGACCATCACCGGATTCAGCCTGGCCATCGTCGGGGCCGTGATCCTGTCGAGCGCAGCCGAGGCCACGGCGACGGCGACCAACCCGACGCTCGGCAACTTCTTGGAATTCCTGGCCATGATTTGCGCCTGTGGGTACATGATATCGCTGAAGAAGCTGACCCCGCGCTACAATCCGTGGTTCCTGACCATGATCCAGGCCTTCACGGGCTCGCTGTTCTATTTCCCGCTGCTCTTCCTGCCCTCCACCGAGCTGCCCACCGCCTTCGACGCCATGGGCGTGATATCCATCCTCTACCTGGGCGTGTTCGTGACCATCGGGGCTTACGGTATGTACAACTACGGCATGTCCAAGATCCCGGCGGCCCAGGCCTCGGCCTTCATCAACCTCATTCCGGTGATCACCCTGATCCTGGGGCTGGTCCTGCTGGACGAACGACTCAACTGGATGCAGTACACGGCCTCGGCCCTGGTCGTCGTCGGCGTGTACGTCAGCCAGGAGAAACGGGCCAAGACGCCCGCTCCCACCGCCTAG
- a CDS encoding 1,4-dihydroxy-6-naphthoate synthase: MQKKLTLGYSPCPNDTFIFHALATGIIPWPGGLDVTLADVEELNGLAAGGALDVVKVSTAAAAGILDEYVLLRAGGAMGYGAGPVLVARKARTLASLDGSDVAIPGERTTANLIFGLCCREAGIAVNRVPMVFDEVMPAVQAGRVDAGVVIHEGRFTFQKRDLVRVLDLGVWWEAHTGLPIPLGAIAVRRSLGEDLARRMNEAIRQSLLFARNEPEAGCDYIRAHAQELSEDVIRTHIETFVTDYSLDVGEAGMGAVSRLLAEAGCDREDIFIGL; the protein is encoded by the coding sequence ATGCAAAAAAAACTAACTCTCGGCTATTCTCCCTGTCCCAACGACACCTTCATCTTTCACGCCTTGGCCACGGGGATCATCCCATGGCCAGGCGGGCTGGACGTGACCCTGGCCGATGTGGAGGAACTGAACGGGCTGGCCGCTGGCGGGGCGCTGGACGTGGTCAAGGTGTCCACGGCTGCGGCCGCCGGAATTCTGGACGAGTACGTGCTGTTGCGCGCGGGCGGAGCCATGGGCTACGGGGCAGGGCCGGTGCTGGTGGCGCGGAAGGCCCGCACCCTCGCATCCCTGGACGGTTCCGACGTGGCCATCCCGGGCGAACGGACCACGGCCAATCTGATCTTCGGGCTGTGCTGTCGGGAGGCTGGGATCGCGGTCAACCGCGTGCCCATGGTTTTCGACGAGGTTATGCCCGCAGTGCAGGCCGGGCGGGTGGACGCCGGCGTGGTCATTCACGAGGGGCGGTTCACTTTCCAGAAGCGCGATCTGGTCCGGGTGCTCGATCTGGGGGTGTGGTGGGAAGCGCATACGGGACTGCCCATTCCGCTCGGAGCCATTGCCGTCCGGCGATCCCTTGGCGAGGATCTTGCCCGGCGCATGAACGAGGCCATTCGGCAGAGCCTGCTCTTCGCCCGCAACGAACCCGAGGCCGGGTGTGATTATATTCGCGCCCACGCCCAGGAATTGAGCGAGGACGTCATCCGCACGCACATCGAGACCTTCGTTACGGACTACAGCCTGGATGTGGGCGAGGCGGGAATGGGGGCGGTTTCCCGGTTGTTGGCCGAGGCGGGCTGCGACCGGGAGGATATCTTCATCGGCCTCTAG